A region from the Silene latifolia isolate original U9 population chromosome 7, ASM4854445v1, whole genome shotgun sequence genome encodes:
- the LOC141590521 gene encoding uncharacterized protein LOC141590521, with translation MKIDLKKAYDSIEWNFVEDMLFALKFPAQMINWIMQCVTTPSYTLSLNGYLFRYFKWKRGLRQGDPMSPLLFTICLEYLTRILAVVTLRVDFRFHPLCRAMGLCHLAFTDDLLLFCRDDGASVMVLMRALQTFSGASGLTINKGKSDIYMNGLSGGEEDQILLIFGIFLLPKGIIKRVDAICRNYLWSGIDDFHMVPAVSWDKCSQAKEKGGLGVKNCYLWNVAIIGEVRLVKDKLRAGLDVLHWLQKPYSIQVTYDWLLGYGEKRLLKYGVMSDGLCCICASAQETQDHFFLLSVQYTMHAAGSAMAWTAMACGLSCCPSGLKVQEFAEETGNDGSIACLVYHIWLRRNQARHEGSVPRPGVVLHQMQNMVKYRLF, from the exons ATGAAGATTGACCTTAAGAAAGCATATGATTCAATTGAGTGGAATTTTGTTGAAGATATGTTATTTGCTTTGAAGTTCCCTGCTCAAATGATCAACTGGATTATGCAATGTGTGACCACCCCTTCCTATACTTTGTCCCTAAATGGTTATCTTTTTAGGTATTTTAAGTGGAAGAGAGGGTTAAGACAGGGTGATCCTATGTCACCACTGCTCTTTACTATTTGCCTAGAGTATCTTACTAGGATCTTGGCAGTGGTGACACTAAGAGTTGATTTCAGGTTTCATCCTTTGTGTAGGGCTATGGGTCTTTGTCACTTAGCCTTTACAGATGATCTGTTGCTCTTCTGCAGAGATGATGGTGCTTCTGTCATGGTTTTAATGAGAGCTTTGCAAACCTTCTCTGGTGCCTCTGGACTCACCATCAACAAGGGCAAGTCTGATATCTATATGAATGGCTTGTCCGGTGGAGAGGAGGACCAGATCTTGCTCATATTTGG GATCTTTCTTCTTCCTAAAGGAATTATTAAGAGAGTGGATGCCATCTGTAGGAATTATTTGTGGTCTGGCATTGATGATTTTCACATGGTACCTGCTGTCTCTTGGGATAAATGCTCTCAGGCTAAGGAGAAAGGTGGATTGGGGGTGAAGAATTGTTATCTGTGGAATGTAGCTATTATAGGGGAAGTACGCCTG GTGAAGGACAAATTGAGAGCAGGTCTGGATGTTCTTCATTGGTTACAAAAGCCCTATTCTATCCAAGTGACCTATGACTGGTTGCTTGGCTATGGGGAGAAG AGGCTACTGAAGTATGGGGTGATGTCTGATGGCCTTTGCTGTATTTGTGCATCTGCCCAAGAAACACAGGAccatttttttttattgtctGTTCAGTATACAATGCATGCAGCTGGTTCGGCAATGGCTTGGACTGCAATGGCATGTGGCCTCTCTTGCTGCCCTTCTGGATTGAAGGTGCAAGAGTTTGCTGAAGAAACAGGTAATGATGGCAGTATTGCGTGCTTGGTATATCATATCTGGTTAAGAAGGAACCAAGCTCGACATGAAGGTAGTGTACCTAGACCTGGTGTAGTTTTGCATCAAATGCAAAACATGGTTAAATATCGtctattttaa
- the LOC141590522 gene encoding uncharacterized protein LOC141590522 codes for MGDFNNVLHSGERIGSDVTLAEIRDFQLCVDKCGLYDLVTQGAFFTWNNKQEEYKRVFNRIDRVLANYQWLLNGPSGIASFPPEGLFDHSPCIIRLWDEVERNKSIFKYFNMWGKDERFNETIKDIWQQQIHGCKMFQVVKKLKLLKSPLR; via the coding sequence ATGGGGGACTTCAATAATGTTCTTCACTCGGGGGAAAGGATTGGTTCTGATGTGACCCTGGCTGAAATTAGAGATTTTCAACTGTGTGTTGACAAGTGTGGGCTGTATGACCTAGTGACACAAGGGGCATTCTTCACTTGGAATAACAAACAAGAGGAGTATAAAAGAGTTTTCAACAGGATTGACAGGGTGTTAGCTAATTATCAGTGGCTTCTTAATGGCCCTTCAGGTATTGCTTCCTTCCCGCCTGAGGGTCTATTTGATCATAGTCCTTGCATTATCAGACTTTGGGACGAGGTGGAAAGGAACAAATCcatttttaagtactttaacaTGTGGGGCAAGGATGAGAGATTCAATGAGACTATAAAAGATATTTGGCAGCAACAGATTCATGGCTGCAAAATGTTCCAAGTGGTTAAGAAACTTAAACTGCTTAAGTCTCCTCTTAGATAG